The following are from one region of the Variovorax sp. V213 genome:
- a CDS encoding type IV pilus twitching motility protein PilT: MDITQLLAFSVKNKASDLHLSAGLPPMIRVHGDVRRINVDALDHKAVHAMVYDIMSDTHRKHYEEFLEVDFSFEIDGLARFRVNAFNQARGAAAVFRTIPSKILTLEQLNAPKIFAELALKPRGLVLVTGPTGSGKSTTLAAMVNYLNENEYGHILTVEDPIEFVHESKKCLINQREVGPMTLSFSNALRSALREDPDAILVGELRDLETIRLAMTAAETGHLVFGTLHTSSAAKTIDRIIDVFPGEEKEMIRAMLSESLQAVISQTLCKTKDGQGRVAAHEIMLGTPAIRNLIREAKVAQMYSAIQTGQGAGMQTLDQNLTDLVRRNAISAAEARGKAKIPENFPG; this comes from the coding sequence GTGGACATTACCCAACTGCTGGCATTCAGCGTCAAGAACAAAGCCTCCGACCTGCATTTGTCGGCCGGGCTCCCGCCGATGATTCGCGTTCACGGCGACGTGCGGCGCATCAACGTCGATGCGCTCGACCACAAGGCGGTGCACGCCATGGTGTACGACATCATGAGCGACACGCACCGCAAGCACTACGAAGAGTTCCTGGAGGTCGACTTCTCGTTCGAGATCGACGGCCTGGCGCGCTTCCGCGTGAATGCATTCAACCAGGCGCGCGGCGCGGCCGCGGTGTTCCGGACCATTCCTTCGAAGATCCTCACGCTGGAGCAGCTGAACGCGCCGAAGATTTTCGCGGAACTGGCGCTCAAGCCGCGCGGGCTGGTGCTGGTGACGGGGCCCACCGGCTCGGGCAAGTCGACCACGCTGGCCGCGATGGTCAACTACCTGAACGAAAACGAGTACGGCCACATCCTGACGGTGGAAGACCCGATCGAGTTCGTGCACGAGTCGAAGAAGTGCCTGATCAACCAGCGCGAGGTCGGGCCGATGACGCTCTCGTTCTCCAACGCCCTGCGCTCGGCACTGCGCGAAGACCCGGACGCCATCCTGGTGGGCGAGTTGCGCGACCTGGAAACCATTCGCCTCGCGATGACCGCGGCCGAAACGGGCCACCTGGTGTTCGGCACGCTGCACACCTCGTCGGCCGCCAAGACCATCGACCGGATCATCGACGTGTTCCCGGGCGAGGAAAAGGAAATGATCCGCGCCATGCTGTCCGAATCGCTGCAGGCCGTGATCTCGCAGACGCTGTGCAAGACCAAGGACGGCCAGGGCCGCGTGGCGGCGCACGAGATCATGCTGGGCACGCCGGCCATCCGCAACCTGATCCGCGAGGCCAAGGTGGCGCAGATGTATTCGGCCATCCAGACCGGCCAGGGCGCGGGCATGCAGACACTGGACCAGAACCTGACCGACCTCGTCCGGCGCAATGCCATTTCGGCGGCCGAGGCGCGCGGCAAGGCCAAGATCCCCGAAAATTTCCCAGGCTGA
- a CDS encoding YggS family pyridoxal phosphate-dependent enzyme produces MTMIGDDLQQVKSRIAKACAAEGRNPTEVRLLAVSKTFGPEAVREAHEAGQRAFGENYVQEGLDKIEALSDLRAQLEWHCIGPLQSNKTRPVAEHFDWVHGIDRLKIAERLSAQRPAHLPPLQVCLQVNVDGGANKSGVPPEEALTLARAVAALPHLQLRGLMAIPEPAPDFAAQRELCLRARAVYDAIRAAGIEIDTLSLGMSADLEAAISAGSTMVRIGTAIFGGRPKKPA; encoded by the coding sequence ATGACGATGATTGGCGACGACCTCCAGCAAGTAAAGAGCCGGATCGCAAAGGCGTGCGCCGCCGAGGGGCGCAACCCGACCGAAGTCCGGTTGCTGGCGGTGTCCAAGACCTTCGGTCCGGAGGCCGTGCGCGAGGCCCATGAGGCAGGGCAGCGGGCCTTTGGCGAGAACTATGTGCAAGAGGGGCTGGACAAGATCGAGGCGCTTTCGGATTTGCGCGCACAACTCGAATGGCACTGCATCGGCCCTCTGCAAAGCAACAAGACGCGGCCCGTGGCCGAGCATTTCGACTGGGTGCACGGCATCGACCGGCTCAAGATTGCCGAGCGTCTTTCCGCGCAGCGGCCGGCGCATTTGCCGCCGCTGCAGGTGTGCCTGCAAGTCAACGTGGATGGCGGCGCGAACAAGTCCGGCGTGCCGCCGGAAGAGGCGCTGACGCTCGCACGCGCTGTGGCGGCGTTGCCACATTTGCAGCTGCGCGGGCTCATGGCCATTCCCGAACCGGCGCCGGATTTCGCCGCGCAGCGCGAACTCTGCCTGCGCGCCCGCGCCGTCTACGACGCCATTCGAGCCGCCGGCATCGAGATCGACACGCTCTCGCTCGGCATGAGCGCCGACCTCGAGGCGGCCATCAGCGCCGGCAGCACGATGGTGCGCATCGGCACCGCCATCTTCGGCGGCCGCCCGAAAAAACCGGCCTGA
- a CDS encoding Lrp/AsnC ligand binding domain-containing protein, translated as MHDLDLDRIDLRLLKILQQDGRITNLKLAEAVALSPTAVLARVQRLTRDGFILGYEARLDPHKLGRGLTVFVEILLDRTTPNVFDQFKAAVQVRDEIMECHMVAGGFDYLLKTRMADMAAYREFAGTVLWQLPGVRETRTYAVMEEVKSSARLPLDV; from the coding sequence ATGCACGACCTGGACCTGGACCGCATCGATCTCCGGCTCCTGAAGATTCTTCAGCAGGATGGCCGCATCACCAACCTCAAGTTGGCCGAGGCGGTGGCGCTCTCGCCCACCGCGGTGCTGGCGCGGGTGCAGCGGCTCACGCGGGACGGCTTCATCCTGGGCTACGAGGCGAGGCTCGATCCCCACAAGCTCGGGCGCGGCCTCACGGTGTTCGTCGAAATACTGCTCGACCGCACCACGCCCAACGTGTTCGATCAGTTCAAGGCGGCCGTGCAGGTGCGCGACGAGATCATGGAATGCCACATGGTGGCGGGCGGCTTCGACTACCTGCTCAAGACCCGCATGGCCGACATGGCGGCGTACCGCGAGTTCGCGGGCACGGTGCTGTGGCAGTTGCCCGGCGTGCGCGAAACCCGTACCTACGCGGTCATGGAAGAAGTGAAGAGCAGCGCGCGGCTGCCGCTCGACGTCTAG
- a CDS encoding L-glutamate gamma-semialdehyde dehydrogenase → MHLPIPYRPEADIVSHRLASLEGALDWSAAVAAARPWVEAVRRHPPPFWAMESLLREYPISSAEGLALMRLAEALLRVPDAATAIALTADQLGRADFEGAADSTLSRLSSAAIAMSKKFLPEGDHPPGLMAKLGARTVVAATLRAVQLLGRQFVLGQTIAEAMDEARSAHRKQGALRFSYDMLGEGARTDADALRYLESYTHAIRAIAAGADAARPPEHNDGISIKLSALHPRYEDAQRERVMRELVPRVWQLCELAAAANLNLTIDAEEVDRLELSLDVFEALAARVAAEQPQWRGFGLALQAYQTRALELIEHVTAVARKHRLRLMCRLVKGAYWDAEIKRAQELGLPHYPVFTHKHHSDVSYLACARALLAAPDAIYPQFATHNAGTIAAILQMAEAAQAPFELQRLHGMGEGVYREVMKSTAAPVRVYAPVGQHKDLLAYLVRRLLENGANSSFVNQLGDEAVDIDELLTSPLWLEPTNANLPLPPALYGPLPARRNSEGVDLAVESMRAPLLAALATTAVPRVEAFDAASAATAVAASAASFRSWRKTPVEARAAMLRQAADSLQRELPRFCALLVKEAFKTWGDAVAEVREAIDFLRYYADEAERIMQPVALPGPTGESNELRLTARGPWVCISPWNFPLAIFMGQVAAALATGNTVLAKPAEQTPAVALEAVKLLHAAGVPTDALQLLHGPGETVGAALVAAPGVAGVVFTGSTQVARIIHRALAAKDGPIVPLIAETGGINAMLVDSSALPEQVVDAVVQSAFRSAGQRCSALRLLVLHDSIADAVIEMIRGAAGELAAGDPARLSTDVGPVIDREAADNIRRDLKRLDSEAKRLLAPASSSTEGNLIVPQAFEVTSIDRVTSEIFGPVLQIARWGRGGLSDPAEVIDRINALGYGLTLGIQTRIDSRAQALATRAHVGNIYVNRNIIGAVVGVQPFGGEGLSGTGPKAGGPHYLYRFCAEQTVTVNTTAAGGNAALLSAVA, encoded by the coding sequence ATGCACCTGCCTATCCCTTACCGGCCCGAAGCCGACATCGTCTCGCACCGCCTTGCCTCGCTCGAAGGCGCCCTCGACTGGAGCGCCGCCGTCGCCGCCGCGCGCCCCTGGGTGGAGGCGGTGCGACGGCACCCGCCGCCGTTCTGGGCCATGGAAAGCCTGCTGCGCGAATACCCCATCTCCAGCGCCGAAGGCCTCGCATTGATGCGCCTGGCCGAGGCGCTGCTTCGCGTGCCCGACGCGGCCACGGCCATCGCGCTCACGGCCGACCAGCTGGGCCGGGCCGATTTCGAGGGCGCGGCCGATTCCACGCTGTCGCGCCTTTCTTCCGCGGCCATCGCGATGTCGAAGAAATTCCTGCCCGAAGGCGACCACCCGCCCGGCCTCATGGCCAAGCTCGGCGCGCGCACGGTGGTGGCTGCCACGCTGCGCGCAGTGCAACTGCTGGGGCGCCAGTTCGTGCTGGGCCAGACCATCGCCGAAGCCATGGACGAGGCCCGCTCGGCGCACCGCAAGCAGGGCGCCCTGCGCTTCAGCTACGACATGCTCGGCGAAGGCGCGCGCACCGACGCCGATGCGCTGCGCTATCTCGAGAGCTATACGCATGCCATCCGCGCCATCGCGGCCGGTGCCGATGCGGCGCGACCGCCCGAGCACAACGACGGCATCTCCATCAAGCTCAGCGCGCTGCATCCGCGCTATGAAGACGCGCAGCGCGAACGCGTGATGCGCGAACTGGTGCCGCGCGTATGGCAGCTGTGCGAGCTGGCGGCCGCGGCTAACCTCAACCTCACCATCGACGCGGAAGAAGTCGACCGGCTCGAGCTGTCGCTCGACGTGTTCGAGGCGCTGGCCGCGCGCGTGGCGGCCGAGCAGCCGCAGTGGCGCGGCTTCGGCCTCGCGCTGCAGGCCTACCAGACGCGGGCGCTCGAGCTGATCGAGCATGTCACGGCGGTGGCGCGCAAGCACCGGCTGCGCCTGATGTGCCGCCTCGTGAAGGGCGCCTATTGGGACGCCGAGATCAAGCGCGCGCAGGAGCTCGGGCTGCCGCACTATCCGGTCTTTACGCACAAGCATCACAGCGACGTCAGCTACCTGGCCTGCGCGCGTGCGCTGCTTGCGGCGCCCGACGCGATCTATCCGCAGTTCGCCACGCACAACGCGGGCACCATCGCGGCCATCCTGCAGATGGCCGAAGCGGCGCAGGCGCCGTTCGAGCTGCAGCGCCTGCATGGCATGGGCGAGGGCGTCTACCGCGAAGTGATGAAGAGCACGGCCGCGCCGGTGCGCGTGTATGCGCCGGTGGGCCAGCACAAGGACCTGCTCGCCTACCTCGTGCGGCGCTTGCTCGAGAACGGCGCCAATTCATCGTTCGTGAACCAGCTGGGCGACGAGGCTGTGGACATCGACGAGCTGCTCACGTCGCCGCTCTGGCTCGAGCCCACCAACGCCAACCTGCCGCTGCCGCCGGCGCTCTATGGGCCTCTTCCTGCGCGGCGCAACAGCGAAGGCGTGGACCTTGCGGTCGAGTCGATGCGCGCGCCGCTGCTGGCGGCCCTGGCAACCACGGCCGTGCCTCGCGTCGAAGCGTTCGATGCGGCCAGCGCGGCAACGGCCGTTGCCGCCAGTGCCGCCAGCTTCCGCAGCTGGCGCAAGACGCCGGTCGAGGCGCGCGCCGCCATGCTGCGCCAGGCCGCCGATTCGCTCCAGCGCGAGCTGCCGCGCTTTTGCGCGCTGCTGGTGAAGGAGGCCTTCAAGACCTGGGGCGACGCGGTCGCCGAAGTGCGCGAGGCCATCGATTTCCTGCGCTACTACGCCGACGAGGCCGAACGCATCATGCAGCCCGTGGCACTGCCCGGTCCCACTGGCGAGAGCAACGAGCTGCGGCTCACCGCGCGCGGGCCCTGGGTCTGCATCAGCCCCTGGAATTTTCCGCTCGCGATCTTCATGGGCCAGGTGGCGGCCGCGCTGGCCACGGGCAACACCGTGCTGGCCAAGCCGGCCGAGCAGACGCCAGCCGTCGCACTCGAAGCCGTGAAGCTGCTGCACGCCGCCGGCGTGCCGACCGACGCGCTGCAATTGCTGCATGGCCCGGGCGAAACCGTGGGCGCGGCGCTGGTGGCGGCGCCGGGCGTGGCGGGGGTGGTGTTCACCGGCTCGACGCAGGTGGCGCGGATCATCCATCGCGCGCTGGCGGCCAAGGACGGCCCCATCGTGCCGCTGATCGCCGAGACCGGCGGCATCAACGCGATGCTGGTCGATTCCAGCGCGCTGCCCGAGCAGGTGGTCGATGCCGTGGTGCAAAGCGCATTCCGCTCGGCCGGCCAGCGCTGCTCGGCGCTGCGCCTCCTGGTGCTGCACGACAGCATTGCCGACGCGGTGATCGAGATGATCCGCGGCGCGGCCGGGGAACTGGCCGCCGGCGACCCGGCCCGGCTGTCGACCGACGTGGGCCCCGTGATCGACCGCGAAGCCGCCGACAACATCCGGCGCGACCTGAAGCGGCTGGATTCGGAGGCGAAGCGTCTTCTTGCACCGGCTTCTTCTTCGACCGAGGGCAACCTGATCGTGCCGCAGGCCTTCGAGGTGACCTCCATCGACCGCGTGACCAGCGAAATCTTCGGCCCGGTGCTGCAGATCGCGCGCTGGGGCCGGGGCGGGCTGAGCGATCCCGCAGAGGTGATCGACCGCATCAACGCGCTCGGGTACGGCCTCACGCTCGGCATCCAGACCCGCATCGATTCGCGCGCCCAGGCGCTCGCCACCCGCGCGCACGTGGGCAACATCTACGTGAACCGCAACATCATCGGCGCGGTCGTCGGCGTGCAGCCCTTCGGGGGCGAGGGCCTGAGCGGCACCGGGCCCAAGGCCGGCGGGCCGCACTATCTGTATCGCTTCTGCGCCGAGCAGACGGTCACGGTCAACACCACGGCGGCCGGCGGCAATGCGGCCCTGCTGAGCGCGGTGGCGTAG
- a CDS encoding Glu/Leu/Phe/Val dehydrogenase, with protein sequence MSEKLSFVNPTANSPWGTYLSQVDRVVPYLGPLARWVETLKRPKRALIVDVPIEMDDGTIAHFEGYRVQHNMSRGPGKGGVRFHPDVTLEEVMALSAWMTIKTAAVNLPYGGAKGGIRVDPKKLSLQELEKVTRRYTSEIGIIIGPHTDIPAPDVNTNAQIMAWMMDTYSMNVGGTATGVVTGKPLHLGGSLGRVKATGRGVFVTGREAARRLGMDLRGARIAVQGFGNVGSVAAELFAEAGAKIVAVQDHTGTIVNSNGLDLAKLVPISRTDGVVGFKAGGDIVPNEDFWGVACDILIPAALEGQITAERAQRTTAKLVLEGANGPTVPVADDILAERGVLVVPDVICNAGGVTVSYFEWVQDFSSFFWDEDEINVRLDRIMMNALNQIWDTADKHKISLRTATYAVACERILMARQERGLYP encoded by the coding sequence ATGAGTGAAAAGCTCTCCTTCGTCAATCCGACCGCCAACAGCCCCTGGGGCACGTACCTCTCGCAGGTCGACCGCGTGGTGCCCTACCTCGGCCCGCTGGCCCGCTGGGTCGAAACACTCAAGCGCCCCAAGCGCGCGCTGATCGTCGACGTGCCGATCGAGATGGACGACGGCACCATCGCCCACTTCGAGGGCTACCGCGTGCAGCACAACATGAGCCGCGGCCCGGGCAAGGGCGGCGTGCGCTTCCACCCCGACGTCACGCTGGAAGAAGTGATGGCGCTGTCGGCCTGGATGACCATCAAGACCGCGGCCGTCAACCTGCCTTACGGCGGCGCCAAGGGCGGCATCCGCGTCGATCCCAAGAAGCTGTCGCTGCAGGAGCTGGAGAAGGTCACGCGCCGCTACACGAGCGAGATCGGCATCATCATCGGCCCGCACACCGACATTCCCGCGCCCGACGTGAACACCAACGCGCAGATCATGGCGTGGATGATGGACACCTACTCGATGAACGTCGGCGGCACCGCCACCGGCGTGGTCACCGGCAAGCCGCTGCACCTGGGCGGCTCGCTCGGCCGCGTCAAGGCCACCGGCCGCGGCGTGTTCGTCACCGGCCGCGAGGCGGCGCGCCGCCTTGGCATGGACCTGCGCGGCGCGCGCATCGCGGTGCAGGGCTTCGGCAACGTGGGCTCGGTCGCGGCCGAACTCTTTGCGGAAGCGGGCGCCAAGATCGTCGCGGTGCAAGACCACACCGGCACCATCGTCAATTCGAACGGCCTCGACCTCGCCAAGCTGGTGCCCATCTCGCGCACCGACGGCGTGGTCGGCTTCAAGGCCGGCGGCGACATCGTGCCGAACGAAGACTTCTGGGGCGTGGCCTGCGACATCCTGATTCCCGCCGCACTCGAAGGCCAGATCACGGCCGAGCGCGCGCAGAGGACCACCGCCAAGCTGGTGCTCGAAGGCGCCAACGGCCCCACGGTGCCTGTGGCCGACGACATCCTGGCCGAGCGCGGCGTGCTGGTGGTGCCCGACGTGATCTGCAACGCCGGCGGCGTGACGGTGAGCTACTTCGAATGGGTGCAGGACTTCTCTTCCTTCTTCTGGGACGAGGACGAGATCAACGTGCGCCTGGACCGCATCATGATGAACGCGCTCAACCAGATCTGGGACACGGCCGACAAGCACAAGATCTCGCTGCGCACGGCGACATATGCCGTGGCTTGCGAACGCATCCTGATGGCTCGTCAAGAGCGCGGTTTGTACCCGTGA
- a CDS encoding nucleoside/nucleotide kinase family protein, translated as MTTIPVQKLPPIPADGLARLQALLASGQRKLLGLVGAPGAGKSTLALALLQAVGAGRAQVVPMDGFHLANVELQRLGRAGRKGAPDTFDSAGYVALLQRLRAQGPDDPIVYAPEFRREIEEPIAGAIAVLPQTQLVITEGNYLLHDDGPWAGAAAMLDEVWYVEIDDAVREERLQKRHQQFGRSAEAARDWVARTDAPNARLIAATRVRAHHVLRWS; from the coding sequence ATGACCACCATCCCCGTGCAGAAACTCCCTCCCATTCCTGCGGACGGCCTGGCCCGCCTGCAGGCCCTGTTGGCCAGCGGGCAGCGCAAGCTGCTGGGGCTGGTCGGCGCACCTGGCGCGGGCAAGTCCACGCTCGCGCTGGCACTGCTTCAGGCCGTGGGCGCGGGCCGTGCGCAGGTCGTGCCGATGGACGGTTTCCACCTGGCCAACGTCGAGCTGCAACGGCTCGGCCGAGCCGGCCGCAAGGGCGCGCCCGACACCTTCGACAGCGCCGGCTATGTGGCGCTGCTGCAGCGGCTGCGCGCGCAGGGGCCGGACGACCCCATCGTCTACGCCCCCGAGTTCCGCCGCGAGATCGAGGAGCCGATCGCCGGTGCCATCGCGGTGCTGCCGCAGACGCAGCTGGTGATCACCGAGGGCAACTATCTCCTGCACGACGACGGCCCCTGGGCCGGCGCTGCGGCCATGCTCGACGAGGTCTGGTACGTCGAGATCGACGATGCGGTGCGCGAAGAGCGCTTGCAAAAGCGCCACCAGCAGTTCGGCCGCAGCGCCGAGGCCGCGCGCGACTGGGTGGCCCGCACCGACGCGCCCAATGCCCGCTTGATTGCCGCGACGCGCGTGCGTGCGCACCACGTGCTGCGCTGGTCCTGA
- a CDS encoding DUF2242 domain-containing protein produces the protein MPLRFSSAFSVVRAPVLVLGLSSIFLLAACGSSPRRVSYETEEFDSTTTHTRTYAATEAQTCEAARRALLSQGYMISAANPDLVTGRKSFQPASEVHVEVEFRVVCAREGGKAGKRSTVAFATALQDRYGIKKVNSSASVGVGAFGSLSLPFAGSDDAMVKVASETLTDELFYDRFFALLDRFLEGQGGEEPEVPSVAPEAPRPSAPLAPPAPATPFPVKPVPIPG, from the coding sequence ATGCCCCTTCGTTTCTCTTCCGCCTTTTCCGTCGTTCGCGCTCCGGTTCTGGTCCTCGGCCTGTCGTCGATCTTCTTGCTTGCCGCCTGCGGCAGCAGCCCGCGCCGGGTGTCGTACGAGACCGAGGAGTTCGACTCCACCACCACCCACACGCGCACCTACGCCGCCACCGAGGCCCAGACCTGCGAAGCCGCGCGCCGCGCCCTGCTGAGCCAGGGCTACATGATCAGCGCGGCCAACCCCGACCTGGTGACGGGGCGCAAGAGTTTCCAGCCGGCCTCCGAGGTGCATGTCGAGGTGGAGTTCCGCGTGGTGTGCGCGCGCGAAGGCGGCAAGGCCGGCAAGCGCAGCACCGTGGCCTTTGCGACCGCGCTGCAGGACCGCTACGGCATCAAGAAGGTCAATAGTTCGGCCAGCGTGGGGGTCGGCGCCTTCGGCTCGCTTTCGCTGCCTTTTGCCGGCAGCGACGACGCAATGGTCAAGGTAGCCAGCGAAACGCTGACCGACGAGCTTTTCTACGACCGCTTCTTTGCGCTGCTCGATCGTTTTCTCGAGGGCCAGGGCGGCGAAGAGCCCGAAGTGCCCAGCGTCGCGCCCGAAGCGCCGCGGCCATCGGCGCCGTTGGCACCCCCGGCGCCGGCCACGCCTTTTCCCGTGAAGCCGGTTCCGATCCCGGGTTGA
- the rocF gene encoding arginase → MSNDNGTTLELIGAPTDVGASVRGAGMGPDALRVAGLPEALARQGFTVLDRGNLAGPATPWTAPANGLRHLDEVIAWNRSVYAAVDTALGTGHVPLMMGGDHCLAIGSISAVAWHARKRGKKLRVLWLDAHSDVNTETTSPSGNLHGMPVSCLLGHGPAVLTGWSGERAALEHDAIRFIGIRSVDADEKEAIRTLGLHVFDMRHIDEHGMRTTMTEALQDVDEDTHLHVSFDLDCLDPGIAPGVGTGVRGGPTYREMQLCMEMIADTGRLGSVDVVELNPALDVRNQTAEVAVELIESLFGKSTLVR, encoded by the coding sequence ATGAGCAACGACAACGGCACCACCCTCGAACTGATCGGCGCCCCCACCGACGTCGGCGCCAGCGTGCGCGGTGCCGGCATGGGCCCCGATGCGCTGCGCGTGGCGGGACTTCCGGAGGCGCTTGCGCGGCAGGGCTTCACCGTGCTCGACCGCGGCAATCTCGCCGGGCCGGCCACGCCCTGGACCGCGCCGGCCAACGGGCTGCGCCACCTCGACGAGGTGATTGCCTGGAACCGTTCCGTCTACGCCGCCGTGGACACCGCGCTGGGCACCGGCCATGTGCCGCTCATGATGGGCGGCGACCATTGCCTTGCCATCGGCTCGATCAGCGCCGTGGCCTGGCATGCGCGCAAGCGCGGCAAGAAGCTGCGCGTGCTGTGGCTCGATGCGCACTCCGACGTCAACACCGAAACCACCAGCCCGAGCGGCAACCTGCACGGCATGCCCGTGTCGTGCCTGCTGGGCCACGGGCCCGCGGTGCTCACCGGCTGGAGCGGCGAACGCGCGGCGCTGGAGCACGACGCCATCCGCTTCATCGGCATCCGCAGCGTCGACGCGGACGAGAAAGAGGCCATCCGCACCCTCGGCCTGCACGTGTTCGACATGCGCCACATCGACGAGCACGGCATGCGCACCACCATGACCGAGGCGCTGCAGGACGTGGACGAGGACACCCACCTGCACGTGAGCTTCGACCTGGACTGCCTCGATCCGGGCATTGCGCCCGGCGTGGGCACGGGCGTGCGCGGCGGACCGACCTACCGCGAGATGCAGCTGTGCATGGAAATGATCGCCGACACCGGCCGGCTGGGCTCGGTCGACGTGGTGGAGCTCAATCCTGCGCTCGACGTGCGCAACCAGACCGCCGAGGTGGCGGTGGAGCTGATCGAGAGCCTGTTCGGAAAATCGACGCTGGTGCGCTGA
- a CDS encoding wax ester/triacylglycerol synthase family O-acyltransferase — protein MKHLSGLDATFLHLETPEMPMHVGSLNVLDLPKGYEGDFYEDAKQFMASRIHLADVFTRKLALMPFDMTNPVWVDDGDIDIDYHVRHITLPKPGTNRQLQQYVARLHSTLIDRSRPMWEFFIIDGLKSGQVALYTKVHHAGIDGQAGVALGKAIFDLEPTGRVVKPPRARPRSSGYQLGMAELATAALRNTAQQYVKLFKMAPAIARALGGLAKPDEKAAEKAAASAPKKFNLFAPRTSLNVSITNQRTFAGRTISLAETKHIAKHFGVSLNDVVMATVAGALRHYLADNNELPAKPLVAGVPVSLREAGDETANNQASMILVSLATDITDPVQRLKAINASSTSSKSTMNRFKAVILDDFPTFAAPWLVSGIASMVGRSGLVNLLPPAANVAISNVAGAPFPMYFAGALVTSYYPVSIASHGTALNVTVQSYNGRMDYGLIACRRAVPDITEIGDYLLAEHQLLMSLTQSHPAAAGAATPKAATPEPAPVAKAAAKPAAEPAAKKAAAKKSPAAKAPAAKVPAAKTAARKVPAKAAAGKAPPRKPAAPAKRARAAAAA, from the coding sequence ATGAAACACCTGAGCGGTCTTGATGCCACCTTCCTGCACCTGGAAACCCCCGAGATGCCGATGCACGTGGGTTCGCTCAACGTGCTCGATCTGCCCAAGGGCTACGAGGGCGACTTCTACGAGGATGCCAAGCAGTTCATGGCCAGCCGCATCCACCTGGCCGACGTGTTCACGCGCAAGCTCGCGCTGATGCCCTTCGACATGACCAACCCCGTGTGGGTGGACGACGGCGACATCGACATCGACTACCACGTGCGCCACATCACGCTGCCCAAGCCCGGCACCAACCGGCAGCTGCAGCAGTACGTGGCGCGGCTGCATTCCACGCTGATCGACCGCAGCCGCCCGATGTGGGAGTTCTTCATCATCGACGGCCTGAAAAGCGGGCAGGTGGCGCTCTACACCAAGGTGCACCATGCGGGCATCGACGGGCAGGCCGGCGTGGCCCTTGGCAAGGCCATCTTCGATCTCGAGCCCACGGGCCGAGTGGTGAAGCCGCCGCGCGCACGCCCGCGCAGCAGCGGCTACCAGCTCGGCATGGCCGAACTCGCGACCGCGGCGCTGCGCAACACGGCGCAGCAGTACGTCAAGCTCTTCAAGATGGCGCCGGCCATCGCGCGTGCGCTCGGCGGCCTCGCCAAGCCCGACGAGAAGGCGGCCGAGAAGGCGGCCGCCAGCGCGCCGAAGAAGTTCAACCTCTTTGCGCCGCGCACCTCGCTCAACGTGTCGATCACGAACCAGCGCACCTTTGCGGGCCGCACCATTTCGCTGGCCGAGACCAAGCACATCGCCAAGCACTTCGGCGTGTCGCTCAACGACGTGGTGATGGCCACGGTGGCCGGCGCGCTGCGCCACTACCTGGCCGACAACAACGAGCTGCCCGCCAAGCCGCTGGTGGCCGGCGTGCCCGTGAGCCTGCGCGAAGCGGGCGACGAAACCGCCAACAACCAGGCCAGCATGATCCTCGTGAGCCTGGCCACGGACATCACCGACCCGGTGCAGCGGCTCAAGGCCATCAACGCCTCGTCGACCAGCTCGAAGTCGACCATGAACCGCTTCAAGGCGGTGATCCTGGACGACTTTCCCACCTTTGCCGCCCCCTGGCTGGTGTCGGGCATCGCCTCGATGGTCGGCCGTTCGGGGCTCGTGAACCTGCTGCCGCCGGCCGCCAACGTGGCCATCTCCAACGTGGCTGGCGCGCCGTTCCCGATGTACTTTGCAGGCGCGCTGGTCACCAGCTACTACCCGGTCTCCATCGCGAGCCACGGGACGGCGCTCAACGTCACGGTGCAGAGCTACAACGGCCGCATGGACTACGGCCTCATCGCCTGCCGCCGCGCGGTGCCCGACATCACCGAGATCGGCGACTACCTGCTGGCCGAGCACCAGCTGCTGATGAGCCTCACGCAGAGCCATCCCGCGGCAGCGGGCGCGGCGACCCCGAAGGCGGCCACGCCCGAACCGGCACCTGTCGCGAAAGCGGCGGCAAAGCCTGCCGCGGAACCCGCAGCCAAAAAGGCGGCAGCAAAGAAGTCGCCCGCGGCGAAAGCCCCCGCGGCCAAGGTGCCGGCAGCCAAGACCGCCGCCAGGAAGGTGCCGGCCAAGGCGGCCGCGGGCAAGGCGCCGCCGCGCAAGCCCGCCGCGCCGGCCAAGCGCGCCAGGGCGGCTGCTGCGGCATGA